Within Elizabethkingia sp. JS20170427COW, the genomic segment GTTTAGTAATTGTAGCTTGTATTTCTTTAATTTTTAATACGGAAATTCAGCATAAAGAAGGTATTATATACGGTATTATCTGTGCTTTTTTAGGTGCTATTTTTACGACGCTTAATGGTAAAATGTTTGGCAAGGCTTCATCCGAAAATGTCATTTTTTATGAAATGCTAGGAGGATGGGGTATTGTAGCTCTATTTATGCTCTTTGCAGGAGATATCACTACGGTAGCACAGCTAGACACTTACAATACCGTTCTATTATTGGTATTGGCGAGTTTATTTACAGCTTATCCTATGCTGGAATCTATAAAGCTAATGGAATATATCTCTCCTTTTACCCTCGCATTGACCGTGAATTTAGAACCAGTGTACGGAATTATTTTAGCTTTTTTTATCTTTGGGCAATCTGAGCATATGAGTCCTATTTTCTATATCGCATCATTAGTAATGATCCTTGCTATTGTGGTGAATGGAATTATAAAAGCCAGAAGAAAAAAACAATAATCATGAAAAAGCTAATAGTAGCCTCTTGTTTATTGAGCCTTAGCTTACAAGGGCAGGTGGTAAGAAAATATTCTAACGAATTTTTGAATATAGGAACTGGAGCAAGAGGACTTGGGATGGGAAGTGCTGTGTACTCTAGTCAAGACGATGTTTACGCTCCCATGTGGAATCCTGCAGGGCTTACAGGTGTGGAAAAAGATTGGCAAATGGCAGCGATGCATGCGGAATATTTTGCCTCTATTGCCAAGTATGATTATATAGCCTTTGCGAAGGCTTTGGATAATGGCGGGACGTTCGGGATATCCGTTGTCCGATTGGGAGTAGATAATATTTTGAATACCACTCAAATGATTGACCCAGATGGAAATATCGATTATGATAAAATAAGCTCTTTCTCTACTGCCGATTATGCGGGGATTATTTCCTATGCTTTTCACCCAGCGGGGAATCGAAAATTATCCGTAGGGGTAAATGCAAAATTAATCTATAGAAATATAGGAAAATTTGCCAATGGTTTCGGTTTTGGCTTTGATATTGGGGCTTTATACGCTACCGATTCAGGATGGAAATATGGAGCAACCTTAAAGGATGCGATCTCTACAGTTAATTTTTGGACCGTGAACCAAAAGGAACTTTCAGCAGTCGTTAATGGAGAAGAGTTTAACCCCGCTCCAAAAGATAAATTAGAGATTACCTTACCAAAGCTTAACCTTTCGACAAGTAGAAAT encodes:
- a CDS encoding DMT family transporter — translated: MLSSSQFRLHLIVFLWGFTAILGKLIEVDAMVLVFYRTLLACGFLYFFIRFIKKQSLAVRKKTLLQLLAIGGVLGFHWLAFFTSIKIANVSIALSCLSLVTLFVSIIEPIVFKRKIDMVELIIGLVIVACISLIFNTEIQHKEGIIYGIICAFLGAIFTTLNGKMFGKASSENVIFYEMLGGWGIVALFMLFAGDITTVAQLDTYNTVLLLVLASLFTAYPMLESIKLMEYISPFTLALTVNLEPVYGIILAFFIFGQSEHMSPIFYIASLVMILAIVVNGIIKARRKKQ
- a CDS encoding PorV/PorQ family protein — translated: MKKLIVASCLLSLSLQGQVVRKYSNEFLNIGTGARGLGMGSAVYSSQDDVYAPMWNPAGLTGVEKDWQMAAMHAEYFASIAKYDYIAFAKALDNGGTFGISVVRLGVDNILNTTQMIDPDGNIDYDKISSFSTADYAGIISYAFHPAGNRKLSVGVNAKLIYRNIGKFANGFGFGFDIGALYATDSGWKYGATLKDAISTVNFWTVNQKELSAVVNGEEFNPAPKDKLEITLPKLNLSTSRNFELSRDLDLLPEFGLNMEFQKTAALISTDMVSITPYAGVELAYDKMIFVRLGVNRFQNISDLETAKQKVSFQPSGGVGIKYKGLTLDYAISNSGIGGSNYFSNFFSLKLDMSGFR